A genomic segment from Lytechinus variegatus isolate NC3 chromosome 10, Lvar_3.0, whole genome shotgun sequence encodes:
- the LOC121422859 gene encoding protein Tob1-like gives MASTQSMKAEVQCAVDFLRSHLYNKLPRRRVNVLAEEIEKALYLKFGGHWYPGQPNKGSGYRCIRINRLKVDPAVEAAILQSGLDVDEVVENLPQELTMWIDPGEVSYRITEKGVVTVIYKQETVVEEGVEPEAPFSLVDSLGSSLQGFHINAAPSVPSTSGTTSPVAPGSPGGRSSSSSTSTSGSTSLVRPNALTFTAASFAQTKFGSTKPKNSGKRVNFQQLSPTEFANYMKQRSAMKNYRSSQRSPQQLSPNAREFVPSMQQQYATPWSDASGTPGAGIQTTHSSPTAISPESWFLPEGWGLPTSSPADQYNQQPSLIVAN, from the coding sequence ATGGCATCAACTCAAAGCATGAAAGCAGAGGTCCAGTGCGCAGTTGACTTCCTTAGAAGTCACCTATACAACAAACTGCCTCGAAGAAGGGTTAACGTCCTGGCTGAGGAAATAGAGAAGGCACTCTACCTCAAGTTTGGCGGCCACTGGTATCCTGGTCAACCAAATAAAGGCTCAGGGTACAGATGTATTCGAATCAATCGTCTCAAGGTAGATCCTGCCGTTGAAGCTGCTATCCTACAGAGTGGTCTAGACGTGGATGAAGTTGTTGAGAACCTTCCTCAAGAACTCACAATGTGGATCGATCCTGGTGAAGTGAGTTATCGAATCACAGAGAAGGGCGTAGTCACCGTCATCTACAAGCAGGAGACAGTTGTTGAAGAGGGTGTTGAACCTGAAGCTCCTTTCTCATTGGTAGACTCATTGGGTTCATCCCTACAAGGATTTCATATCAATGCCGCACCATCCGTCCCGTCTACGAGTGGAACTACGAGTCCTGTGGCCCCGGGTAGTCCTGGTGGCAGATCGTCCAGTAGTTCCACCTCTACAAGTGGTTCAACCTCTCTCGTCCGACCAAACGCGCTCACCTTTACTGCAGCCTCATTTGCTCAGACCAAATTCGGCTCTACCAAACCCAAGAATTCGGGCAAACGAGTCAACTTCCAGCAGCTTTCTCCGACAGAGTTTGCAAACTACATGAAACAGCGATCAGCCATGAAGAACTACCGCAGTAGTCAACGTTCTCCTCAGCAGCTATCACCGAATGCTCGAGAGTTTGTTCCATCGATGCAGCAACAGTACGCAACACCCTGGAGTGATGCTAGTGGTACTCCTGGAGCTGGTATCCAGACTACACACTCTTCTCCAACGGCAATCAGTCCCGAGAGTTGGTTCTTACCCGAAGGATGGGGTTTACCCACTTCAAGCCCAGCTGATCAGTATAATCAACAACCCTCATTGATTGTGGCCAACTAG